A portion of the Citrobacter rodentium NBRC 105723 = DSM 16636 genome contains these proteins:
- a CDS encoding MalY/PatB family protein codes for MFDFSKVVDRHGTWCTQWDYVADRFGAADLLPFTISDMDFATAPCILEALSQRLAHGVLGYSRWQNEEFLGAVAHWFARRHASAIDTGSLVYGPSVIYMVSELIRQWSSADDSVVIHTPAYDAFYKAIEGNQRSVLPVALEKRDGGWRCDMDKLEAALAQPQSKILLLCSPQNPTGKVWTRTELEIMAELCQRHGVRVISDEIHMDMVWGEQPHIPWSNVARGSWALLTSASKSFNIPALTGAYGLIEDAESRNQYLSALKGRDGLSSPAVLALVAHIAAYEQGGPWLDALRNYLRDNLRYVADALNDAFPTLNWQPPESTYLAWIDLRPLGIDDGALQKALIEREKIAIMPGYTYGDEGRGFVRLNAGCPRSKLEKGVAGLINALRSVR; via the coding sequence ATGTTCGATTTTTCAAAAGTCGTGGATCGGCACGGTACGTGGTGCACCCAGTGGGATTATGTGGCCGACCGTTTTGGCGCTGCCGATCTGCTGCCGTTTACCATTTCCGATATGGATTTCGCCACGGCTCCCTGTATTCTTGAAGCGCTCAGTCAGCGTCTGGCGCATGGCGTACTGGGCTACAGCCGCTGGCAGAATGAGGAATTTCTCGGCGCGGTTGCCCACTGGTTCGCCCGCCGCCACGCCAGCGCCATTGATACCGGGTCGCTGGTGTATGGCCCTTCCGTTATCTATATGGTGTCGGAACTGATCCGTCAGTGGTCGTCGGCGGATGACAGCGTGGTGATCCACACCCCCGCCTATGACGCCTTCTATAAGGCGATTGAGGGCAATCAGCGAAGCGTACTGCCCGTCGCCCTGGAGAAGCGCGATGGCGGATGGCGCTGCGATATGGATAAACTGGAAGCGGCGCTGGCGCAACCGCAGAGCAAGATTCTGCTGCTGTGCAGTCCGCAAAACCCGACCGGGAAAGTCTGGACGCGCACCGAGCTGGAGATCATGGCGGAGCTCTGCCAACGGCACGGCGTGCGGGTGATATCCGATGAGATTCATATGGATATGGTCTGGGGAGAGCAGCCGCATATTCCGTGGAGCAACGTGGCGCGCGGCAGCTGGGCGCTGCTCACCTCAGCATCCAAAAGCTTCAACATCCCTGCGCTCACCGGCGCATATGGGCTGATTGAAGATGCGGAAAGCCGGAATCAGTACCTCAGCGCGTTGAAAGGTCGCGATGGCCTCTCTTCTCCCGCCGTCCTGGCGCTGGTCGCGCATATTGCGGCCTATGAACAGGGCGGCCCCTGGCTTGATGCGCTGCGGAACTATCTCAGGGATAATCTGCGCTACGTCGCAGATGCCCTGAACGACGCTTTCCCGACGCTGAACTGGCAGCCGCCGGAGTCCACCTATCTCGCCTGGATCGATCTGCGTCCGCTGGGCATTGACGACGGCGCGCTGCAAAAAGCGCTGATTGAGCGGGAAAAAATCGCCATTATGCCGGGTTACACCTATGGCGATGAAGGCCGCGGCTTTGTGCGGTTAAATGCCGGTTGTCCGCGTTCAAAGCTTGAAAAAGGCGTTGCCGGTCTGATAAACGCCCTTCGTTCAGTACGCTGA
- the add gene encoding adenosine deaminase, with the protein MIDTSLPLTDIHRHLDGNIRARTILDLGRQYNLPLPARTLETLIPHVQVTATEPDLVSFLAKLDWGVKVLASLDACRRVAFENIEDAARNGLHYVELRFSPGYMAMSHQLPVAGVVEAVIDGVREGCKTFDVQARLIGIMSRTFGEAACLQELDALLAHREHITALDLAGDELGFPGSLFLSHFNRARDAGLRITVHAGEAAGPESIWQAIRELGAERIGHGVKAVEDPALMAFLAEQRIGIESCLTSNIQTSTVASLAAHPLKTFLEHGVLASLNTDDPAVQGVDIIHEYTVAAPAAGLSREQIRQAQINGLEIAFLSAAEKQALREKVAAA; encoded by the coding sequence ATGATTGATACTTCCCTGCCGTTAACTGACATTCATCGCCACCTCGATGGCAATATTCGCGCCCGGACCATTCTTGACCTGGGTCGCCAGTATAATTTACCTCTTCCCGCCCGCACCCTCGAAACGCTGATCCCCCATGTTCAGGTGACTGCGACCGAACCTGACCTGGTGAGCTTTCTTGCGAAGCTGGACTGGGGAGTTAAAGTTTTAGCCTCTCTTGACGCCTGTCGCCGCGTGGCGTTTGAAAACATCGAAGACGCCGCGCGCAACGGTCTGCACTACGTGGAATTACGCTTTTCGCCGGGCTATATGGCGATGAGCCATCAGCTGCCGGTAGCCGGGGTTGTGGAAGCGGTGATCGACGGCGTGCGTGAAGGTTGTAAGACCTTTGACGTGCAGGCGCGGCTGATTGGTATTATGAGCCGCACTTTCGGCGAGGCGGCCTGTCTGCAGGAGCTTGACGCGCTGCTGGCGCATCGTGAACACATTACCGCTCTCGATCTGGCCGGTGATGAACTGGGTTTTCCCGGCAGCCTGTTCCTGTCGCATTTTAACCGCGCCCGCGACGCTGGCCTGCGCATTACCGTCCATGCCGGAGAGGCCGCCGGTCCTGAAAGCATCTGGCAGGCCATTCGCGAACTGGGCGCAGAGCGCATCGGTCACGGCGTGAAAGCGGTGGAAGATCCGGCGCTGATGGCGTTCCTCGCCGAACAGCGCATCGGCATTGAGTCGTGCCTGACCTCTAATATCCAGACCAGTACCGTCGCCTCGCTGGCGGCGCATCCGCTGAAAACCTTCCTTGAACATGGCGTGCTGGCGAGCCTGAACACCGACGATCCGGCGGTACAGGGAGTGGATATTATTCATGAATATACTGTTGCGGCCCCGGCAGCGGGACTGAGCCGCGAACAGATCCGCCAGGCACAGATAAACGGACTTGAAATCGCTTTTCTGAGCGCTGCGGAAAAACAGGCGCTGCGCGAGAAAGTGGCGGCGGCGTAA
- a CDS encoding oxidoreductase gives MSDNIRVGLIGYGYASKTFHAPLIDGTPGLELAVISSSDAAKVKADWPAVAVVSEPKHLFNDPGIDLIVIPTPNDTHFPLAKAALEAGKHVVVDKPFTVTLSQARELDALARSLGRVLSVFHNRRWDSDFLTLKALLAEGVLGEVAYFESHFDRFRPQVRDRWREQGGPGSGIWYDLAPHLLDQAISLFGLPVSMTVDLAQLRPGAQATDYFHATLSYPQRRVILHGTMLAAAESARYIVHGSRGSYVKYGLDPQEERLKNGERLPQEDWGYDMRDGVVTHVEGETRVEETWLTVPGNYPAYYAGIRDALNGAGENPVPASQAIQIMELIELGIESAKHRATLCLA, from the coding sequence ATGAGTGACAATATCCGTGTAGGATTGATTGGCTACGGATACGCCAGCAAAACGTTCCATGCTCCGCTGATTGACGGCACGCCGGGCCTGGAGCTGGCGGTAATTTCCAGCAGCGATGCGGCGAAAGTGAAAGCGGACTGGCCTGCCGTGGCGGTTGTCTCTGAACCAAAGCATCTGTTTAACGACCCGGGCATTGACCTGATCGTCATACCGACACCGAACGATACCCATTTCCCGCTGGCAAAAGCCGCACTGGAAGCCGGCAAGCACGTAGTGGTGGATAAGCCTTTTACCGTGACACTGTCACAGGCACGTGAGCTGGATGCGCTGGCGCGCAGTCTGGGGCGGGTGCTGTCCGTGTTCCATAACCGCCGCTGGGACAGCGATTTTTTAACCCTTAAAGCGCTGCTGGCGGAAGGCGTTCTGGGGGAAGTCGCCTATTTCGAATCCCATTTTGATCGCTTTCGTCCGCAGGTGCGCGACCGCTGGCGTGAACAGGGCGGGCCGGGGAGCGGCATCTGGTACGATCTGGCGCCGCATCTGCTGGACCAGGCGATTAGCCTGTTCGGCCTGCCGGTCAGCATGACGGTGGATTTGGCCCAGCTGCGTCCGGGGGCGCAGGCCACCGACTATTTCCATGCCACGCTCTCTTACCCGCAGCGGCGGGTGATTTTACACGGCACGATGCTGGCGGCGGCGGAGTCGGCGCGCTACATCGTTCACGGCTCACGCGGCAGTTATGTGAAATACGGTCTTGACCCGCAGGAAGAGCGCCTGAAAAACGGCGAGCGTCTGCCGCAGGAGGACTGGGGATATGACATGCGTGACGGTGTTGTCACCCACGTGGAAGGCGAAACGCGAGTGGAAGAAACCTGGCTGACCGTGCCGGGTAACTATCCGGCCTATTACGCCGGGATCCGCGATGCGCTGAACGGCGCGGGGGAAAATCCGGTGCCCGCCAGCCAGGCGATCCAGATTATGGAGCTAATTGAACTGGGCATTGAGTCAGCAAAGCACCGCGCGACGCTCTGCCTGGCCTGA
- the blr gene encoding division septum protein Blr, producing MNRLIELTGWIVLACSVVLLGVANHIDNYQPPEQTATAQKK from the coding sequence ATCAATCGACTTATCGAATTAACCGGCTGGATTGTTCTCGCATGTTCAGTGGTGCTGCTGGGCGTCGCTAATCATATCGATAATTACCAGCCGCCGGAACAGACCGCTACGGCGCAGAAGAAATAA
- the ydgT gene encoding transcription modulator YdgT, which yields MTVQDYLLKFRKISSLESLEKLFDHLHYTLTDDQDIINMYRAADHRRAELVSGGRLFDVGQVPKSVWRYVQ from the coding sequence ATGACCGTTCAGGATTATTTATTAAAATTCCGCAAAATTAGTTCGCTGGAAAGTCTGGAAAAGCTATTTGATCATCTGCACTACACCCTTACCGACGATCAGGACATTATCAATATGTATCGCGCTGCCGATCACCGTCGCGCTGAGCTGGTTTCCGGCGGCCGCCTCTTTGACGTGGGTCAGGTGCCCAAGTCAGTCTGGCGTTACGTACAATAA
- a CDS encoding DUF2569 domain-containing protein — translation MTTTPAQRIGGWLLGPLAWLLLALLSASLALFLYATTIATPQTFRMLSAQSADNLALWGVSFLTAIAMWYYTLWLTIAFFKRRRCVPKHYIIWLLVSVLLAVKSFAFSPVPDALAVRQLLFPLLAAALLVPYFKRAARVKTTFVNP, via the coding sequence ATGACCACAACACCGGCACAACGCATCGGAGGCTGGTTGCTGGGCCCTTTAGCCTGGCTGTTACTCGCGTTGTTAAGTGCTTCGCTGGCTCTTTTTCTCTACGCGACAACGATCGCCACGCCGCAAACCTTCAGAATGCTGTCGGCGCAAAGCGCTGACAATCTGGCGCTGTGGGGCGTTTCCTTTCTTACCGCCATCGCCATGTGGTATTACACCCTGTGGTTGACGATCGCCTTCTTCAAACGCCGGCGCTGTGTGCCGAAGCACTATATTATCTGGCTGCTGGTTTCGGTGTTGCTGGCGGTTAAATCCTTTGCCTTTTCACCGGTGCCCGATGCGCTGGCGGTTCGTCAACTGCTGTTCCCGCTGCTCGCAGCGGCCCTGTTAGTACCCTATTTCAAGCGCGCCGCGCGCGTGAAAACAACGTTTGTGAATCCGTAA
- the rsxA gene encoding electron transport complex subunit RsxA yields MTDYLLLFVGTVLVNNFVLVKFLGLCPFMGVSKKLETAMGMGLATTFVLTLASICAWLIDTWILIPLNLIYLRTLAFILVIAVVVQFTEMVVRKTSPALYRLLGIFLPLITTNCAVLGVALLNINLGHNFLQSALYGFSAAVGFSLVMVLFAAIRERLAVADVPAPFRGNAIALITAGLMSLAFMGFSGLVKL; encoded by the coding sequence ATGACTGATTACCTGCTGCTGTTTGTCGGAACTGTGCTGGTCAATAACTTTGTACTGGTGAAGTTTCTGGGCCTTTGTCCCTTTATGGGCGTCTCCAAAAAGCTGGAGACGGCGATGGGGATGGGGCTGGCCACGACGTTTGTGTTGACGCTCGCCTCCATTTGCGCGTGGCTGATTGATACCTGGATCCTGATTCCGCTCAATCTTATCTATCTGCGCACGCTGGCTTTTATTCTGGTGATCGCGGTGGTGGTGCAATTTACCGAAATGGTGGTGCGCAAAACCAGCCCGGCGCTCTATCGCCTGCTGGGCATTTTTTTACCGCTGATCACCACCAACTGCGCAGTTCTCGGCGTCGCGCTGCTGAATATCAACCTTGGGCACAACTTTTTGCAGTCGGCGCTGTACGGCTTTTCCGCCGCGGTCGGCTTCTCGTTGGTAATGGTGCTGTTTGCCGCTATTCGCGAACGCCTCGCCGTGGCGGACGTTCCCGCGCCTTTTCGCGGTAATGCGATTGCGCTGATTACCGCAGGGTTAATGTCTTTGGCCTTTATGGGCTTTAGTGGTTTGGTGAAGTTGTAA
- the rsxB gene encoding electron transport complex subunit RsxB gives MNAIWIAVAALSLLGLVFGAILGYASRRYAVEDDPVVEKIDQILPQSQCGQCGYPGCRPYAEAVGSQGEKINRCAPGGEAVMLKIAELLNVDPQPINGDEQDPAPVRMLAVIDEANCIGCTKCIQACPVDAIVGATRAMHTVMSDLCTGCNLCVDPCPTQCITLRPVADTPDTWKWDLNTIPVRIIPVEQHA, from the coding sequence ATGAATGCTATCTGGATTGCCGTTGCCGCCCTGAGCTTACTGGGTCTGGTGTTCGGCGCCATTCTGGGCTATGCCTCCCGCCGCTATGCGGTGGAAGACGACCCCGTCGTTGAAAAAATCGATCAGATTCTGCCGCAAAGTCAGTGTGGACAGTGCGGTTACCCAGGCTGTCGCCCTTATGCGGAAGCAGTCGGCAGTCAGGGGGAAAAAATTAACCGCTGCGCGCCAGGCGGCGAGGCGGTGATGCTTAAAATCGCTGAACTGCTCAATGTCGATCCGCAGCCTATAAACGGCGATGAGCAAGACCCTGCTCCGGTACGTATGCTGGCGGTCATTGATGAAGCCAACTGCATCGGCTGCACCAAGTGCATTCAGGCTTGTCCGGTCGACGCTATTGTGGGCGCCACGCGCGCCATGCATACGGTGATGAGCGATCTGTGTACGGGCTGCAACCTGTGCGTTGACCCCTGCCCGACCCAATGCATTACGCTCCGCCCGGTTGCCGACACGCCCGATACCTGGAAGTGGGATTTGAACACCATCCCCGTGCGTATTATTCCTGTGGAACAACATGCTTAA
- the rsxC gene encoding electron transport complex subunit RsxC, with amino-acid sequence MLKLFSAFRKDKIWDFDGGIHPPEMKSRSNGTPLRQVPLAQRFVIPLRQHLGAEGELCVAQGEHVLRGQPLTRGRGRMLPVHAPTSGTVVAIAPHSTAHPSALAELSVIIEADGEDRWIEREGWPDYLSHSRDELITRIHQYGVAGLGGAGFPTGVKLQGGGDKIATLIINAAECEPYITADDRLMQDCAAEIVEGIRILAHILQPREVLIGIEDNKPQAISMLRAVLADAHDIAVRVIPTKYPSGGAKQLTQILTGKQVPHGGRSSDIGVLMQNVGTAWAVKRAVIDGEPLTERVVTLTGEAVRRPGNVWARLGTPVRHLLNDAGFCPSADQMVIMGGPLMGFTLPWLDVPVVKITNCLLAPSATEMGEPQEEKGCIRCSACADACPADLLPQQLYWFSKGQQHDKATAHNIADCIECGACAWVCPSNIPLVQYFRQEKAEIAAISQEEKRAAEAKARFEARQARLEREKAARLERHKKAAVQPGAKDQDAIAAALARVKEEQAQATQPVIVKAGEKPDNSAVIAAREARKAQARARQAEKTEQTDADPRKAAVEAAIARAKARKLAQQASEEPAAPAEPVDPRKAAVEAAIARAKARKLAQQASEEPAAPAEPVDPRKAAVEAAIARAKARKLAQQASEEPAAPAEPVDPRKAAIAAAIARAQAKKAAQQQVVNEE; translated from the coding sequence ATGCTTAAGTTATTCTCTGCTTTCAGAAAAGATAAAATCTGGGATTTCGACGGGGGCATCCATCCACCGGAAATGAAATCCCGGTCAAACGGTACGCCGCTGCGCCAGGTCCCCCTTGCGCAGCGCTTTGTGATTCCTCTCAGGCAGCACCTTGGCGCTGAGGGGGAACTGTGCGTCGCGCAGGGAGAACACGTGTTACGCGGCCAGCCGCTGACCCGCGGGCGCGGCAGGATGCTGCCGGTCCACGCGCCGACCTCCGGTACGGTAGTGGCGATCGCCCCGCACTCCACCGCCCACCCTTCCGCGCTTGCGGAACTGAGCGTCATTATTGAAGCCGATGGCGAAGACCGCTGGATTGAGCGTGAAGGCTGGCCGGACTATCTTTCCCATAGCCGCGATGAGCTTATCACCCGTATTCACCAGTACGGCGTGGCCGGGCTTGGCGGCGCGGGGTTCCCGACCGGCGTCAAGCTGCAGGGCGGCGGCGATAAAATCGCAACGCTGATTATTAACGCCGCCGAGTGCGAACCCTATATCACCGCCGACGATCGGCTGATGCAGGACTGCGCGGCGGAGATCGTCGAGGGGATTCGTATCCTTGCGCATATCCTGCAACCGCGTGAGGTGCTGATTGGCATCGAAGATAATAAACCGCAGGCAATCTCAATGCTGCGCGCGGTACTGGCCGACGCCCACGATATCGCGGTACGGGTGATACCGACCAAATATCCTTCGGGCGGCGCGAAGCAGCTGACGCAAATCCTCACCGGGAAGCAGGTGCCCCACGGCGGCCGCTCCTCCGATATCGGCGTGCTGATGCAGAACGTCGGTACCGCCTGGGCCGTTAAGCGCGCGGTTATCGACGGCGAACCGCTCACCGAGCGCGTGGTGACGCTGACGGGCGAAGCGGTCAGACGTCCCGGCAACGTCTGGGCCAGACTGGGTACGCCGGTTCGCCACCTGCTGAATGATGCGGGGTTCTGCCCTTCTGCCGATCAAATGGTCATCATGGGCGGCCCGCTGATGGGCTTTACCTTGCCGTGGCTTGATGTGCCGGTAGTGAAGATCACTAACTGTTTGCTTGCTCCCTCTGCCACTGAGATGGGTGAGCCGCAGGAAGAAAAAGGCTGTATTCGCTGCAGCGCCTGCGCCGATGCCTGTCCGGCGGATCTGTTGCCCCAGCAGCTCTACTGGTTCAGTAAAGGGCAGCAGCACGATAAAGCCACGGCGCATAATATTGCCGACTGCATTGAATGCGGCGCCTGCGCCTGGGTCTGCCCCAGCAACATTCCGCTGGTGCAATATTTCCGGCAGGAAAAAGCGGAAATTGCGGCGATAAGCCAGGAAGAAAAACGCGCGGCGGAGGCCAAAGCGCGCTTCGAGGCGCGTCAGGCGCGTCTGGAACGTGAAAAAGCCGCTCGCCTGGAGCGTCACAAGAAGGCCGCAGTGCAGCCGGGGGCTAAAGATCAGGATGCCATTGCCGCCGCGCTGGCGCGGGTGAAAGAGGAACAGGCGCAGGCGACGCAGCCGGTTATCGTTAAGGCCGGGGAAAAACCGGATAACAGCGCCGTCATTGCCGCCCGCGAGGCGCGCAAAGCCCAGGCGCGCGCCAGACAGGCGGAAAAAACGGAACAGACCGACGCCGATCCGCGCAAAGCCGCCGTTGAAGCGGCGATTGCCCGCGCCAAAGCCCGTAAGCTCGCGCAGCAGGCCAGCGAAGAACCCGCCGCGCCTGCGGAACCGGTCGATCCGCGCAAAGCCGCCGTTGAAGCGGCGATTGCCCGCGCCAAGGCCCGCAAGCTCGCGCAGCAGGCCAGCGAAGAACCCGCCGCGCCTGCGGAACCGGTCGATCCGCGCAAAGCCGCCGTTGAAGCGGCGATTGCCCGCGCCAAAGCCCGCAAGCTTGCGCAGCAGGCCAGCGAAGAACCCGCCGCGCCTGCGGAACCGGTCGATCCGCGCAAAGCCGCCATCGCCGCCGCGATAGCGCGTGCTCAGGCGAAAAAAGCCGCTCAGCAGCAGGTAGTTAACGAGGAATAA
- the rsxD gene encoding electron transport complex subunit RsxD — translation MVFRIASSPYTHNQRQTSRIMLLVILAAVPGIAAQVWFFGWGTLFQLVLACASALLAEALVLRLRKQSVAAILKDNSALLTGLLLAVSIPPLAPWWMVVLGTAFAVIIAKQLYGGLGQNPFNPAMIGYVVLLISFPVQMTSWLPPHDIAATTPGLLDALQIIFTGHTATGMDMNALRMGIDGISQATPLDTFKTSQHAGRSVEQIMQYPIFSGILAGVGWQWINLAWLAGGLWLLWQKAIRWHIPLSFLLSLTLCSGIGWLIAPDTLASPQLHLLSGATMLGAFFILTDPVTASTTNRGRLVFGVLAGVLVWLIRSFGGYPDGVAFAVLLANITVPLIDYYTRPRVYGHRKG, via the coding sequence ATGGTATTCAGAATCGCAAGCTCTCCCTATACCCATAACCAGCGCCAGACCTCGCGCATTATGCTGCTGGTTATACTTGCCGCCGTGCCGGGTATTGCCGCGCAAGTGTGGTTTTTTGGCTGGGGAACGCTGTTTCAGCTTGTTCTCGCCTGTGCGAGCGCGCTTCTTGCCGAGGCCCTGGTACTCAGGCTGCGCAAACAGTCGGTTGCGGCAATCCTGAAAGATAATTCTGCGCTGCTCACCGGTTTGCTGCTGGCGGTGAGTATTCCGCCGCTGGCCCCCTGGTGGATGGTCGTTCTCGGCACCGCTTTTGCGGTAATCATCGCTAAACAGCTGTATGGCGGCCTGGGGCAGAATCCGTTCAACCCGGCAATGATCGGCTATGTGGTGCTGCTCATCTCCTTCCCCGTTCAGATGACGAGCTGGCTGCCGCCGCATGACATCGCCGCAACCACGCCGGGCCTGCTGGATGCGCTGCAAATTATTTTTACCGGCCATACCGCAACGGGTATGGATATGAACGCGCTGCGAATGGGTATTGACGGCATCAGCCAGGCGACGCCGCTGGATACCTTCAAAACCTCTCAGCATGCAGGCCGCAGCGTTGAGCAAATTATGCAGTATCCCATTTTCAGCGGCATCCTGGCCGGTGTCGGCTGGCAGTGGATCAATCTCGCCTGGCTGGCGGGCGGCCTCTGGCTGCTGTGGCAAAAGGCGATCCGCTGGCATATTCCGCTTAGCTTTTTGCTCTCGTTAACGCTCTGTTCCGGTATCGGCTGGCTGATTGCCCCCGATACCCTTGCATCGCCGCAGCTTCATTTGCTTTCCGGAGCGACCATGCTCGGCGCATTCTTTATTCTGACCGACCCGGTGACCGCCTCAACGACCAATCGCGGTCGTCTGGTGTTCGGCGTGCTCGCCGGGGTGCTGGTATGGCTTATCCGCAGCTTTGGCGGCTATCCGGACGGCGTGGCCTTTGCCGTACTGTTAGCCAACATTACGGTACCCCTGATTGACTACTACACCCGTCCGCGGGTGTACGGACATCGCAAAGGATAA
- the rsxG gene encoding electron transport complex subunit RsxG, producing MLKTIRKHGITLALFAAGSTGLTAAINQMTRTTIDEQAVIQQNALFDQVLPADRYNNSLQASCFIVSDMALGKGEHRVWIARQDGNPVAAVLEATAPDGYSGAIRLLVGADFNGIVSGARVTEHHETPGLGDKIELRLSDWITHFSGKQIQGQNDSRWAVKKDGGDFDQFTGATITPRAVVNAVKRAGLYAQTLPEQLSHLPACGE from the coding sequence ATGCTGAAAACGATTCGAAAACATGGCATCACCCTGGCGCTGTTCGCGGCGGGTTCGACCGGCCTCACCGCCGCGATCAACCAGATGACCAGAACAACCATCGATGAGCAGGCTGTGATTCAGCAAAATGCGCTGTTTGACCAGGTGCTGCCAGCCGATCGCTATAACAATTCGCTCCAGGCGAGTTGCTTTATCGTCAGCGATATGGCGCTGGGCAAAGGCGAACACCGCGTCTGGATCGCCCGGCAGGATGGAAATCCGGTTGCGGCGGTGCTGGAAGCAACAGCCCCCGATGGCTATTCCGGCGCGATCCGCTTACTGGTTGGCGCTGATTTTAACGGCATCGTTTCAGGCGCCCGCGTCACGGAACATCATGAGACGCCGGGTCTGGGCGATAAAATCGAATTGCGTCTGTCGGACTGGATCACCCATTTCAGCGGTAAACAGATTCAGGGCCAAAATGACAGCCGCTGGGCGGTCAAAAAAGACGGCGGCGACTTTGACCAGTTTACCGGCGCGACCATTACGCCCCGGGCAGTGGTCAACGCGGTGAAGCGCGCGGGTCTCTACGCGCAAACCTTACCCGAACAGCTTTCTCACCTTCCCGCCTGTGGAGAATAG
- a CDS encoding electron transport complex subunit E, translating to MSEIKDVIVQGLWKNNSALVQLLGLCPLLAVTSTATNALGLGLATTLMLTLTNFTVSALRRWTPAEIRIPIYVMIIASVVSAVQMLINAFAFGLYQSLGIFIPLIVTNCIVVGRAEAFAAKKGPLLSALDGFSIGMGATGAMFVLGSLREILGNGTLFDGADGLLGSWAKALRVEIFHTDSPFLLAMLPPGAFIGLGMMLAIKYLIDEKMKKRRASAATAAELPSGEPGNAS from the coding sequence ATGAGCGAAATTAAAGACGTTATTGTCCAGGGGTTATGGAAAAACAACTCCGCGCTGGTTCAGTTGCTTGGCTTGTGTCCCCTGCTGGCGGTGACCTCCACGGCCACCAATGCGCTGGGACTCGGGCTTGCCACTACGCTGATGCTGACGCTGACCAACTTTACCGTCTCGGCGCTGCGCCGCTGGACGCCCGCCGAGATCCGCATCCCGATCTATGTGATGATCATCGCCTCGGTGGTCAGCGCGGTACAGATGCTGATTAACGCCTTTGCCTTTGGCCTTTATCAGTCGCTCGGTATTTTTATCCCCCTTATCGTGACTAACTGTATCGTGGTGGGACGCGCGGAAGCCTTTGCGGCGAAAAAAGGACCGCTCCTTTCCGCGCTGGACGGTTTTTCTATTGGCATGGGCGCTACCGGGGCGATGTTCGTTCTTGGCTCCCTGCGCGAAATTCTCGGTAACGGAACGCTGTTTGACGGCGCTGACGGCCTGCTCGGCAGCTGGGCGAAGGCGCTGCGGGTGGAAATTTTCCATACCGACTCGCCTTTTCTGCTGGCGATGCTGCCGCCGGGCGCGTTTATTGGTCTGGGCATGATGCTGGCGATAAAGTATCTTATTGATGAGAAAATGAAAAAACGCCGCGCCAGTGCGGCAACCGCAGCGGAATTGCCCTCCGGCGAACCAGGGAATGCATCATGA
- the nth gene encoding endonuclease III has translation MNKAKRLEILTRLRASNPHPTTELNFSSPFELLIAVLLSAQATDVSVNKATAKLYPVANTPAAMLELGVEGVKSYIKTIGLFNSKAENVIKTCRILLEKHQGQVPEDRAALEALPGVGRKTANVVLNTAFGWPTIAVDTHIFRVCNRTQFAPGKNVEQVEEKLLKVVPAEFKVDCHHWLILHGRYTCIARKPRCGSCIIEDLCEYKEKVEF, from the coding sequence ATGAACAAAGCAAAGCGGCTGGAAATCTTAACGCGTTTACGCGCCAGTAACCCTCACCCAACGACGGAACTCAACTTCAGTTCACCGTTTGAACTGCTGATCGCCGTACTGCTTTCGGCGCAGGCTACTGACGTCAGCGTCAACAAAGCGACGGCAAAGCTCTATCCGGTGGCGAATACCCCCGCGGCGATGCTTGAGCTGGGTGTGGAAGGCGTGAAGTCGTACATCAAAACCATCGGCCTGTTTAACAGCAAAGCCGAGAATGTGATTAAAACCTGCCGCATTCTGCTCGAAAAGCATCAGGGCCAGGTGCCGGAAGATCGCGCTGCGCTGGAGGCCCTGCCGGGCGTTGGTCGCAAAACAGCGAACGTGGTGCTGAATACCGCCTTTGGCTGGCCGACGATTGCCGTGGATACGCACATTTTTCGCGTCTGCAACCGCACCCAGTTTGCGCCAGGCAAAAACGTCGAACAGGTTGAGGAAAAGCTGCTTAAAGTGGTTCCGGCGGAGTTTAAAGTCGACTGCCACCACTGGCTGATCCTTCACGGGCGGTATACCTGCATCGCGCGTAAGCCCCGCTGCGGCTCCTGTATTATCGAAGATCTGTGCGAATACAAAGAGAAGGTAGAGTTCTGA